The DNA segment ACGGTCTCTCGGCGCCACTGCATCCTGGCGCGGAAAAGTATTACAAGGAGAAGGGCTGGCTGAAATAAGCACCGGCATATTCTCGCGGCGGCCGGCGGGTTCCATGGTGTCCCCGCCGGCGAACAAAAGTGGGAGGGTGTCACGAGCGACGTTCAAGAACGGCAGGTCGATCTGGACCTGGAGCAGATTGTCGCCGAGGCGGATACCGGTGGGCGCAACGCCAAAGGGGTGACGGGGCAGATATTGCTCTGGACCGCTGCCGCTTGGTCGCTGTTCCAGCTCTGGTACGCGTCCCCCCTGCCATTTGTCTTTGGCTTCGGCGTGCTCAACGATACCGAAGCGCGCGCCATCCACCTCGGGTTTGCGCTGTTTCTGGCCTTTCTCGCCTATCCCGCTCTGAAAAGATCCCCTCGCGACCGGGTGCCGTTCGCTGATTGGGTGCTTGCGGTGCTGGGCGCCTTCGCCGGCGCTTATCTATTCCTCTTCTATGTCGTGCTTTCCGGGCGGCCCGGCCAGCCGACGACACTCGATCTCGTCAGCGGCACCGCCGGCATCCTGTTGCTGCTCGAGGCCACACGCCGTGCGCTCGGCCTGCCGATGGTGTTCGTAGCGGGCACCTTCATCTTCTACACCTTCGCCGGCCAGTACATGCCGGACGTCATCCAGCACCGCGGCGCATCGCTGGTGAAATTCATCAATCATCAGTGGCTGACGACGGAAGGCGTGTTCGGCATTGCGCTCGGGGTCTCGACGAGCTTCGTTTTTCTCTTCGTCCTGTTCGGAACGTTGCTTGAAAAGGCAGGCGCCGGCAACTGGATGATGCAGATTTCGATCGCTTTGCTCGGGCATCTGCGCGGTGGCCCGGCCAAGGTCGCCGTGGTCTCCTCGGCCTTGAATGGTGTCGTCTCCGGCTCGTCTGTCTCCAACGTCGTGTCGGGCGGCATCTTTACCATTCCGCTGATGAAGCGCACCGGACTTTCCGGCGTGAAGGCCGGCGCGATCGAGGCCTCGGCCTCGATAAACGGTCAGATCATGCCACCGGTGATGGGCGCCGCCGCATTTCTGATGGTCGAATATGTCGGTATTCCCTACGCGGAGATCGTCAAGCACGCGCTGCTGCCGGCTGTCTTTTCCTACATCGCCCTTCTTTACATGGTGCATCTGGAGGCGGTGAAGCTGAACATGCAGCCGATCCCGCAGCGCCCGACTCCGAGGCGCGAGCGATGGCTCCGCATGGCTCTCGGGCTCTCCGGGAGCGTCCTTGCGGTCTGCCTCCTCTACTACGGTATCGTCGCCGTTAAGGCCGCATTCGGCGAGACTTCGCCCCTTGTGCTCGCGATCGCGGGCGTGGCGCTCTACGTCGGGACGATCTGGTATTCGGCTCGCTACCCGGATCTCGAACTCGACGATCCAAACGCACCGATACTCGAACTGCCGCGGGCATGGGATGTGACGCGAACCGGGCTCGATTTTCTCATTCCCATTGCCGTCCTGCTCTGGTGTCTGATGGTCGAGCAGCTTTCGCCCGGACTTTCGGCCTTCTGGGCGACGCTAACGATCATCGGCATCGTCGCCACCCGCCAGCCGTTGATGGCGATTTTCCGGAGGAAGCATTTTGCAAGTTCGGTGCGTGCGGCAGCCTGGGACCTGACCGACGGTCTGGCGCTCGGCGCGCGCAACATGATCGGCATTGCAGTTGCCACCGCCACGGCCGGTATCGTCGTCGGAACGATCACGCTCACGGGTCTCGGCCTCATGATGACCGAACTCGTCGAGTTCATCTCGGGCGGCAACGTCATTTTGATGCTTATTCTCATCGCAGCGATCAGTCTGGTGCTCGGCATGGGCATACCGACGACCGCCAACTACATTCTGGTCGCCACCCTGATGGCGCCCGTGGTCGTCGAACTCGGCGCTCAGGCAGGGCTCGCTATTCCGCTGATCGCGGTGCACCTCTTCGTCTTCTATTTCGGGATTATGGCCGACATCACGCCGCCTGTCGGGCTCGCCGCCTTCGCGGCGGCGGCGATATCCAAGGAAGATCCGATTGCCACGGGCTTCCAGGGGGCGCTCTATTCACTGCGCACCGCCATCCTGCCCTTTGTTTTCGTATTCAATCCAGCGATCCTGCTGATCGGCGTCGAAACCTGGGCCCACACCATCTGGGTCGCTGCCATCTCCCTTGCCGCCATCCTCATCTTCTCCGCCGCGACGATGAACTGGTTCGTGACGAAAAGCCGGCTGTGGGAAAGCGCGGTGCTGCTGCTCGCCTGCTTTACGCTGTTCCGCCCGGACTGGTGGCTCAATCAGGTCTCGCCGCCCTACAAGGAACTGCCGGCCTCCGAATTCCTGTCGGCCATCGAGGAGGTTCCGGCAAAAGGCCGGATCAACTTCGTGGTCCAAGGAATCGACCTCATGGGCGACGAGGTTCGCAAGACTGTCAACGTTCCACTCGGCGAACCGGGCGAAGCGCTGCAGCGGCTGCGATCGATCGGGCTCACCGTCACGCCCGCAGGCGACAACTTGATGATTAGCAATGTCGCCTTCGGCTCCTACGCCAAGCGCATCGGGCTCGAGGTCGGATACGACGTGGTCGCAGTGCTGAAAAGAGCCGAGCAGCCATCAAGCCTTATCCCGGTAAGCATTGCGCTGGCCCTGACCGCCGGCATTGCCGGCCTGCAGTTCGCTCGAAGAAGGCCAGTCCAGGTGACGACGGCCGAGCGACCGTGACGGAAGGCAAGCATGTCGGACAGCGCAGAGGGCTTTAAACCGTCTGCAGAGTGCGGCTTTACTGACGGCTTTCGCATTTTTGCGGAGTTCGGCCCGAGTTGTGGTGCAGCTCGACAAGGCAAAAGCCATCACCGCGGCCGTGCCAAGCCGCGCAAAAGGAATCGCCGTTGAGCTAGTCTAGGTCGACGAAACATCAACCCCTATGACTGCTATGGGATGGTTCAACAGCAAACCAAGCCGCTGCGGCGCTCGTCGCTGTCGCTCTCG comes from the Sinorhizobium garamanticum genome and includes:
- a CDS encoding TRAP transporter permease, translated to MTGQILLWTAAAWSLFQLWYASPLPFVFGFGVLNDTEARAIHLGFALFLAFLAYPALKRSPRDRVPFADWVLAVLGAFAGAYLFLFYVVLSGRPGQPTTLDLVSGTAGILLLLEATRRALGLPMVFVAGTFIFYTFAGQYMPDVIQHRGASLVKFINHQWLTTEGVFGIALGVSTSFVFLFVLFGTLLEKAGAGNWMMQISIALLGHLRGGPAKVAVVSSALNGVVSGSSVSNVVSGGIFTIPLMKRTGLSGVKAGAIEASASINGQIMPPVMGAAAFLMVEYVGIPYAEIVKHALLPAVFSYIALLYMVHLEAVKLNMQPIPQRPTPRRERWLRMALGLSGSVLAVCLLYYGIVAVKAAFGETSPLVLAIAGVALYVGTIWYSARYPDLELDDPNAPILELPRAWDVTRTGLDFLIPIAVLLWCLMVEQLSPGLSAFWATLTIIGIVATRQPLMAIFRRKHFASSVRAAAWDLTDGLALGARNMIGIAVATATAGIVVGTITLTGLGLMMTELVEFISGGNVILMLILIAAISLVLGMGIPTTANYILVATLMAPVVVELGAQAGLAIPLIAVHLFVFYFGIMADITPPVGLAAFAAAAISKEDPIATGFQGALYSLRTAILPFVFVFNPAILLIGVETWAHTIWVAAISLAAILIFSAATMNWFVTKSRLWESAVLLLACFTLFRPDWWLNQVSPPYKELPASEFLSAIEEVPAKGRINFVVQGIDLMGDEVRKTVNVPLGEPGEALQRLRSIGLTVTPAGDNLMISNVAFGSYAKRIGLEVGYDVVAVLKRAEQPSSLIPVSIALALTAGIAGLQFARRRPVQVTTAERP